ggggggggggggggggggggggggggggggggggggggggggggggggggggggggggggggggggggggggggggggggggggggggggggggggggggggggggggggggggggggggggggggggggggggggggggggggggggggggggggggggggggggggggggggggggggggggggggggggggggggggggggggggggggggggggggggggggggggggggggggggggggggggggggggggggggggggggggggggggggggggggggggggggggggggggggggggggggggggggggggggggggggggggggggggggggggggggggggggggggggggggggggggggggggggggggggggggggggggggggggggggggggggggggggggggggggggggggggggggggggggggggggggggggggggggggggggggggggggggggggggggggggggggggggggggggggggggggggggggggggggggggggggggggggggggggggggggggggggggggggggggggggggggggggggggggggggggggggggggggggggggggggggggggggggggggggggggggggggggggggggggggggggggggggggggggggggggggggggggggggggggggggggggggggggggggggggggggggggggggggggggggggggggggggggggggggggggggggggggggggggggggggggggggggggggggggggggggggggggggggggggggggggggggggggggggggggggggggggggggggggggggggggggggggggggggggggggggggggggggggggggggggggggggggggggggggggggggggggggggggggggggggggggggggggggggggggggggggggggggggggggggggggggggggggggggggggggggggggggggggggggggggggggggggggggggggggggggggggggggggggggggggggggggggggggggggggggggggggggggggggggggggggggggggggggggggggggggggggggggggggggggggggggggggggggggggggggggggggggggggggggggggggggggggggggggggggggggggggggggggggggggggggggggggggggggggggggggggggggggggggggggggggggggggggggggggggggggggggggggggggggggggggggggggggggggggggggggggggggggggggggggggccgcgtTGGAGGTGGGGGACAGGAGGCTCGGGGGGGCCGGCACGGACAGGAGGCGGCCTTGCTCCAGCAGCCGCAGGATGTTGCAGGTGGCGAAGGACTCGGAGGTGCTGGAGGAGCGTTTCTCAGAGTCCCTGCTCTGGTCCTTCTTCTGCTTCGTGCGGCGGTTCTGGAACCACACCTTGACctggggaggggtgggaaggGTGCGGGAGGGACGGGACAGGAAGGCACGGACGGAAAGAGAGCGCGGGGGGGCCGGGGAGAGAGAGGCGAGAGCCAGGAGAGAGCGAGAGATACGAGAGAGAGATGTATTAAAATAAACGCCCAAGCGAGATCCGCCCTCCGCTCCCGCCGGCCGCTTCCAGGGAAAGGGAGAATTCCTGCGGGAccggcagggacaggagcaggagcctgcGGGGGGGACCCCGGGAATGAGAGACAggagcccagggatgggaacGCATGGATGGGATCTCAGTGACgggactggggacaggagccCAGGAATGGGATCCCAGGAATgagatcccagggatgggatttgggacaggagcCCAGGAATGCGAACACATGGATGGGATCTCAGGAATTGGATCCCAGAgatgggactggggacaggatcccaGGAATGGCATCCCAGGAATGAGATCCCAGGTTCCTGTccctgaggggggggggggggggggggggggggggggggggggggggggggggggggggggggggggggggggggggggggggggggggggggggggggggggggggggggggggggggggggggggggggggggggggggggggggggggggggggggggggggggggggggggggggggggggggggggggggggggggggggggggggggggggggggggggggggggggggggggggggggggggggggggggggggggggggggggggggggggggggggggggggggggggggggggggggggggggggggggggggggggggggggggggggggggggggggggggggggggggggggggggggggggggggggggggggggggggggggggggggggggggggggggggggggggggggggggggggggggggggggggggggggggggggggggggggggggggggggggggggggggggggggggggggggggggggggggggggggggggggggggggggggggggggggggggggggggggggggggggggggggggggggggggggggggggggggggggggggggggggggggggggggggggggggggggggggggggggggggggggggggggggggggggggggggggggggggggggggggggggggggggggggggggggggggggggggggggggggggggggggggggggggggggggggggggggggggggggggggggggggggggggggggggggggggggggggggggggggggggggggggggggggggcactgggtTGGTTTTGGGAATGATGCCTGTCCCCATGGCTGATGTCCCCATGTCACTGACCCCACTGGTCACCCCATGTTGACCACTGGGTTGGTTTTGGGAACAGAGCAGGGTCCCCAGGGCTGATGTTCCCATGTCACTGACCCCAgacctgtgtccccatcccactgaCCCCACCGGTCACTCCGTGCTGACCACTGGGAAGGTTTTGGGCACAGCCCCACGTCCCCAGACACGGTGACCTGTCCcatctcctggagcagctgaatCTCGGGAACTGCAGGTCCCAAACCCACCGGTCACTCCGTGCTGACCACTGGGATGGTTTTGGGCACAGCCCCACGTCCCCAGACACGGTGACCTGTCCcatctcctggagcagctgaatCCCGGGAACTGCAGATCCCAAACCCACAGTGGTGGGGCCAAAGGGGACCCAGGCAGCCCCAAACCCAATCTAATTAGTGGCATCCTAATGAAGATCCAATGTGAATCCGTACAGGATGGACATTCCCAGCACTCTCCTCTCCAAATATTCCCCATCCAGCAactcaggaggagcaggaattcaggaaaaTCCCTCTGTGGGATTTAATCCTTGAGGCTGGGGATGATCAGATTTGGTATCTCCAGCCCCGTCCATGAGCCCCaaacctggggctgctccaaaatccaaaatccaaaatcccacagctccaggacacTCCCACTGTCTCAGGTGgatccaacctggccttggacattcccagggatccaggggcagccacagcaaatctgggaattccatcccagcccctccccaccctcccagccaggaattccttcccaaaatcccgtTTAAATCTCcccttccccattccctgtgtcctgctggctCTGACAGTATTCCAGACGATCCCTGCTGGCCCCTCCAAGATTTCCCAGAGAAacctggatccctggaagtgtccaaggccaggctggatggagcttggagccacctgggatggtgggaagtgtcagggctggaatgggatgggatttaaggtcctttcccaGCCAGACCGGGTGATCCCGATGCAGAATTCCGCTGTGGAGCGGTGGCACCTTAGGGGAAGAGGAGCCTTTCCCAGGAAGTTCCCCCATCGCAGATTCCCCTCTCCAGCGCCCACCATGCCTCAGACCCCAAcatcccaccccaaaaacctCCCCTCAGTCCCCCGGGGTGGCCCCACCCCGTCGGTGACATCTCAGCCGCGGTTTGTCCCCAACCCGTCCCCAATTAGCGGCTCCCTGTCCTTTTCAGCCTCCATTATCCTCAAGTTCTTCCCGTGGATGTGGATCCGTGACAGATCCATGAGAAATTCCCCTCCGGCCTCGTCCTGTTCCACCCCCTCCTCCCACTCCGGATTCTTCCACAAATCCCAGCGGGAACTTTCCCAAATCGGCTTTGACGGGGTTTTCCTTCcctaaaaaagcaaatttcttcCCCACCCACGGGTGGCACGGCGGTGATgccattcccagtttttcccagaGGAATTTTCCCTGTGGGATATTTCCAGCCCTCTGGAATATTTCCTTTATCTGTGATGGGAATCAAAGTGAGATCAAGTCCAtccttttccaaggaaaaacaattcccaggtttttttttgtttttttttttttttgcactgggGACAGC
This region of Ficedula albicollis isolate OC2 unplaced genomic scaffold, FicAlb1.5 N00997, whole genome shotgun sequence genomic DNA includes:
- the LOC107604491 gene encoding ventral anterior homeobox 2b-like, translating into SCSCPCRSRRNSPFPWKRPAGAEGGSRLGVYFNTSLSRISRSLLALASLSPAPPRSLSVRAFLSRPSRTLPTPPQVKVWFQNRRTKQKKDQSRDSEKRSSSTSESFATCNILRLLEQGRLLSVPAPPSLLSPTSNASDSNRDFSNLENSWAHQEESVPPSLSVSPSLPVSLSLSVSPLLSVSPLLSVSPLLPVSPLLSVSPLLSRAGRDRRGPGRGYKTRGAAVSCPARP